One window from the genome of Paenibacillus azoreducens encodes:
- a CDS encoding YcnI family protein — MKNIFKRLPVITAAAAGLLLFSGIASAHVTVKPAASQPGAWETYTIKIPSEKEIATTKVTLKVPEGVELMQYQPVPDWKVTTEKDGSGKISSITWNATGEGILAGQFQQFNFVAHNPDKEADVAWDAFQYYKDGSIVEWTGDEGSESPHSMTKITTIAGQPVETSGHDHNAGAADHKDHTQQQTGTSSSETAQAGSESSSSNGVQTATLVVSCAALVLSIISLIAALIKKKR, encoded by the coding sequence ATGAAGAACATTTTCAAGCGTCTACCGGTTATTACTGCTGCAGCAGCGGGTTTGCTGCTGTTCTCGGGCATCGCAAGCGCGCATGTAACCGTAAAACCGGCAGCATCCCAACCGGGAGCTTGGGAAACCTATACGATCAAGATTCCATCCGAAAAGGAAATTGCGACAACCAAAGTTACCTTGAAAGTACCCGAAGGCGTGGAATTAATGCAGTATCAGCCGGTTCCTGACTGGAAAGTTACAACCGAAAAAGACGGCTCCGGCAAAATTAGCAGCATCACCTGGAATGCAACCGGCGAAGGCATTCTGGCCGGGCAATTCCAGCAGTTTAACTTCGTGGCCCACAATCCCGACAAAGAGGCCGACGTAGCTTGGGATGCCTTCCAATACTACAAGGATGGAAGCATCGTGGAATGGACCGGAGACGAAGGCTCCGAATCCCCGCATTCCATGACGAAAATAACGACCATTGCCGGTCAACCGGTCGAAACCTCCGGACATGACCATAACGCCGGGGCTGCAGATCACAAAGATCATACGCAGCAGCAAACAGGCACAAGCAGCTCCGAAACGGCGCAAGCGGGTAGTGAAAGCTCGTCAAGCAATGGCGTACAAACTGCCACGCTTGTTGTATCCTGTGCCGCGCTTGTCCTGTCGATCATTTCGTTGATCGCCGCTTTGATCAAAAAGAAACGTTAA
- a CDS encoding copper resistance protein CopC, with the protein MNKKLRLWPAALMMMVILLLLNPGFAAAHAYIVESVPAANEQLTEPPDKVMIHFNEPLQKAFHAIKVTDSSGKTVNSGESRFPDGETFILEAPLQPDLPKGVFAVQWKAVSADGHPIEGTYSFQVGAGSGAADTRSETVVSSGMPGADLVIIRWLIYTSLAFLAGIYFFQLFLLPAGAGIRPDWSPRSRKLMWGCIAVFAASFLLSLPLQTGIDAGVGWSGVWSEPSLLLKMLRITSFGEVWLVQLLLLLIIAALAIYAPKIKDKDNAYIAGTIAFLLVLTMLLAKSFIGHPAASESKVIGIAMDFLHLGAASLWLGSLLAFAVLLPKESTLPKASEERKQSYFAVIRRFGLWGSLFVGLILISGIYGSLQNVPTWYSLFHTPYGQVLLAKCVLMLLMLALAGWNMLSGRREKRKLGAGVWLELAAGIVVLALAAVLTNMPTAMSSPGPLHVERTLENQNVISLQITPNVTGVNDFKVQVHDSKGQPVEGIQQIKLTLTHLDMDMGKYEIVMPGGKAEGYTAQDLISMAGKWNVHVHVLTAKLDAWDTDIIIYVGNH; encoded by the coding sequence TTGAACAAAAAATTGCGACTTTGGCCGGCCGCGCTCATGATGATGGTTATCCTTCTCCTGCTGAATCCGGGTTTTGCTGCGGCTCATGCCTACATCGTCGAATCCGTTCCGGCCGCAAATGAGCAGCTGACCGAGCCGCCGGACAAAGTGATGATTCACTTTAACGAACCTCTGCAGAAGGCTTTCCACGCGATCAAAGTGACGGACTCATCCGGCAAAACGGTAAATTCGGGGGAAAGCCGGTTCCCAGACGGGGAAACCTTCATTCTTGAAGCCCCCTTGCAGCCTGATCTTCCGAAAGGGGTTTTTGCCGTTCAATGGAAAGCCGTATCGGCGGATGGCCATCCGATTGAAGGCACTTATTCGTTTCAGGTCGGGGCTGGCAGCGGCGCCGCTGATACCCGCTCCGAAACCGTCGTCTCCTCAGGCATGCCTGGGGCCGATCTGGTTATCATCCGCTGGTTGATCTATACGAGCCTGGCCTTTCTGGCGGGCATCTATTTCTTCCAGTTGTTTTTGCTCCCGGCGGGTGCAGGCATCCGTCCGGACTGGTCACCGAGAAGCAGGAAACTGATGTGGGGCTGCATCGCCGTTTTTGCGGCGAGCTTCCTGCTGAGTCTTCCGCTGCAGACCGGGATCGACGCAGGCGTTGGCTGGAGCGGCGTATGGTCAGAACCCTCGCTGCTGCTCAAAATGCTCCGGATCACCAGTTTTGGCGAAGTTTGGCTGGTCCAGCTTCTGCTGCTGCTTATCATTGCAGCCTTGGCAATATACGCGCCAAAAATCAAAGACAAAGACAATGCATATATCGCCGGCACGATCGCCTTTCTGCTTGTCTTGACCATGCTGCTCGCGAAGTCGTTTATCGGCCATCCAGCCGCTTCCGAGTCCAAAGTCATCGGCATTGCCATGGACTTTCTCCACCTTGGAGCCGCATCGCTTTGGCTTGGCAGCCTGCTCGCTTTCGCCGTGCTGCTGCCCAAAGAGTCGACTTTGCCGAAAGCATCGGAGGAACGCAAACAAAGTTATTTTGCCGTCATCCGCAGATTCGGCTTATGGGGAAGCCTGTTCGTCGGCTTGATTCTGATCAGCGGCATTTACGGCAGCCTGCAAAATGTGCCGACCTGGTATTCGCTGTTCCACACGCCATACGGTCAAGTGCTGCTGGCCAAATGCGTGCTTATGCTGCTCATGCTGGCACTCGCCGGCTGGAATATGCTGAGCGGAAGAAGGGAAAAGCGCAAGCTGGGAGCCGGTGTATGGCTTGAGCTTGCTGCCGGCATAGTCGTTCTGGCGCTTGCGGCTGTCCTAACCAATATGCCGACCGCCATGTCATCACCCGGCCCGCTTCATGTCGAGCGGACGCTTGAGAACCAAAACGTGATATCGCTGCAAATTACCCCGAATGTAACAGGCGTAAACGACTTTAAAGTTCAGGTGCATGACAGTAAAGGGCAGCCGGTTGAGGGGATCCAACAAATCAAGCTCACCTTGACCCATCTGGACATGGACATGGGCAAATACGAGATCGTCATGCCGGGAGGCAAAGCCGAAGGTTATACAGCCCAAGATTTGATCAGCATGGCGGGGAAATGGAATGTCCATGTGCATGTGCTGACCGCCAAACTTGACGCCTGGGACACCGATATCATCATTTATGTCGGTAATCATTAA
- a CDS encoding diguanylate cyclase codes for MLKKHLFAKSWVAKNMNALLFCVLGIFLFWLSIRHFSFAYTTKQWALLGSMFCASLILYFYTFRIPPDGNKQSMDSAVYLATLFMFGTPAAHALLLFSSILSAVIERKLSWWKHLTNFSVYATMIFGAGTVFSGLGGELGDLKNGSLLSYIGALVTYFVLNVLCLGIYYYMADRSNFYRLPKGLLRESGLVYLCILILSLVLTILIKNNGITGLVLFLGISIFLSHLFKKLFDMYLQLQERAIRDERTGLFNHSYFEILLEQEIRFAANASTPLSLAMIDIDDFKRYNDHFGHLEGDKLLGLLGSIFKEEAEQAGVTASRYGGEEFTLLMPGYTEEEALVFVDRLRKKVNDTPFAGVEILPHACLSFSAGISGYHIDIHDKSVLVLHADQALYDAKKQGKNIAFIYGSSVQPEQEIEIAQDVRDIEQLLKLFLYKDINTFKHSKRVFRYAMDMSILLDLDAMTRKQFVLGALIHDIGKLEIPWEILNKKDKLTSAEWEKVKKHVNWGKEMAMTHDKFKELAPYIELHHERFDGAGYPHGYKGAEIPQLCRMLTIIDSFDAMTSERPYQATKSVQEALEELRRCSGTQFDPDLTGLFIAYIEGKNGSSPASLTPPLTGS; via the coding sequence TATACAACCAAGCAGTGGGCGCTTCTCGGATCCATGTTCTGCGCTTCGCTAATTTTGTATTTCTATACATTTCGGATTCCTCCGGACGGCAATAAACAATCCATGGACTCCGCGGTATACTTGGCCACCCTGTTTATGTTCGGGACCCCTGCGGCCCATGCGCTTCTGCTCTTCAGCTCGATTTTGTCCGCTGTCATCGAACGGAAGTTATCGTGGTGGAAGCATTTAACCAATTTTTCCGTATACGCAACCATGATTTTTGGCGCAGGCACCGTATTCTCAGGGTTGGGCGGCGAGCTCGGCGATCTTAAAAATGGCAGTTTATTGTCCTATATAGGGGCGCTGGTTACTTATTTTGTCCTGAATGTTTTATGTCTCGGCATTTACTACTACATGGCTGACCGGAGCAATTTTTACCGGCTGCCGAAGGGTCTGCTCCGGGAATCGGGGCTTGTCTACCTGTGCATTCTGATTCTGTCGCTTGTTCTGACGATTCTGATTAAAAACAACGGGATTACCGGGCTTGTCTTATTTCTCGGCATCAGCATTTTCCTTTCCCATCTGTTTAAAAAGCTGTTCGACATGTACCTTCAACTTCAGGAGCGCGCCATTCGCGATGAGCGAACCGGACTTTTCAATCACAGCTATTTCGAAATCCTTCTCGAACAGGAAATCCGCTTTGCCGCAAACGCAAGCACACCTTTGTCTCTAGCCATGATCGACATCGACGACTTCAAGCGTTATAACGATCACTTCGGCCATTTGGAGGGCGATAAGCTGCTCGGTCTGCTTGGTTCGATTTTCAAGGAAGAGGCCGAACAAGCCGGCGTAACGGCATCCCGTTATGGCGGGGAGGAATTTACACTGCTCATGCCGGGTTATACGGAGGAGGAAGCGCTTGTTTTCGTAGACCGGCTGCGCAAAAAAGTGAATGACACCCCATTTGCCGGAGTGGAAATTTTGCCGCATGCCTGTCTTTCCTTTTCGGCCGGCATTTCCGGTTATCATATCGACATTCACGACAAATCTGTACTGGTGCTGCATGCGGACCAGGCGCTTTACGATGCGAAAAAACAAGGCAAAAACATTGCTTTTATATACGGAAGTTCCGTGCAGCCGGAACAGGAAATCGAAATCGCCCAGGATGTGCGGGATATCGAACAGCTGCTGAAGCTTTTTCTGTACAAGGACATCAACACTTTTAAGCACTCCAAGCGCGTATTCCGCTATGCCATGGATATGAGCATCCTGCTGGATCTGGACGCGATGACGCGCAAACAATTCGTCCTGGGGGCCCTGATCCACGATATCGGCAAGCTGGAAATCCCCTGGGAAATCCTGAACAAAAAGGACAAGCTGACCTCTGCGGAATGGGAAAAGGTCAAAAAACATGTCAATTGGGGCAAAGAGATGGCGATGACCCATGACAAATTCAAGGAGCTCGCCCCTTATATCGAGCTGCATCATGAGCGGTTCGACGGCGCCGGCTACCCCCACGGCTATAAAGGAGCTGAAATCCCGCAGCTGTGCCGGATGCTTACCATCATCGATTCATTTGACGCCATGACCTCCGAGCGCCCCTACCAAGCTACCAAGTCGGTTCAAGAGGCGCTTGAGGAACTCCGCCGCTGCTCCGGAACCCAATTTGATCCCGACCTGACCGGACTGTTCATCGCGTACATTGAAGGAAAAAACGGGAGCTCGCCCGCTTCCTTAACTCCGCCCCTGACCGGCTCTTAA